AAGTTTTATACACTCGTTATAAATTAGATTAATATTAACTAAGAATTACAAAGATTAGATACATCAAATGGATCTTAGGTGGTCATTGAGTTGTTTCTGGTATTGTGAGTAATAAGTAACAATAGATATTATTATGTTAAACGGAGGGGTATTGTGAACATTTTTATGTTGAGTATAATTGTATTGTTTTACCTCCTAATGGTAGGTTATGTAGGTTATGTAGCATGGAGACGAACTAAGAGTTCTGAGGACTACATGGTGGCTGGAAGGAACACTCATCCCTACATAATGGCCCTAAGTTATGGTGCTACATTTATAAGTACCGCCGCAATTGTGGGTTTTGGAGGAGTAGCCGCAAATTATGGTTTGGGAATTTTATGGCTTGTTTTTTTAAATATTATCGTTGGAATATTTATTGCATTTGTTTTCTTTGGTAAACGAACAAGGAAGATGGGGCATAATTTAAATGCTTTGACATTTCCAGAGTTTGTTTCACGTCGTTTTAACAGTAAATTCATACAGTATTTCTCAGGGGCAGTGATATTTTTAGGAATGCCTCTCTATGCCTCTGTTGTTCTTATTGGAATGGCGAGGTTTGTTGAAACCACACTTCAAATAAATTACAGTTTTGCACTTGTTGCAATGGCAATAATAGTTGCAGTTTATGTTGTATTTGGGGGAATAAGGGGCGTAATGTATACAGATGCACTGCAGGGAACCATAATGTTCTTTGGAATGATTATTCTTTTAGGTGCTGTATACTGGATGTTGGGTGGAGTTATTGATGCAAATCAGGCTCTAAGTAATCTTGTAAATATTGTTCCTCAAAATGCAACTGCCAAAGCTGTGGCAACAGGATTTACCGGCTGGACATCCATGCCATCTTTTGGTAGTCCCTTCTGGTGGACTCTTGTTTCAAGTCTTATACTGGGAGTGGGTATTGGTGTACTTTCTCAACCACAGCTAGTTGTACGATTTATGACTGTTAAATCCAATAGAGAGCTTAATAGGGCAGTTTTAATTGGAGGTGTTTTCATATTTGTTATGACATTTGGTGCATACGTTGTGGGTGCATTATCTAACCTGTATTTCTACCAACATACTGGTTTAACAGCGGTTCAAGCTTCGGGTGGAAACTTAGATACTGTAATACCAACTTTTATTGCTGCTGCAATGCCGTTATGGTTTGCATATTTTTTCATGATCACTTTACTATCTGCTGCAATGTCAACATTAAGTGCTCAGTTCCATGTTCAGGGAACAGCCCTGGGTAGGGATATTTATGAGACATTATCTGGTAAAACAGGAGGATCTTCCGTTCTTGTTGCAAGAGCGGGGATTGTTGTAGCTGTTATAATTGCTGTGATATTAGGATTTATTTTGCCAGCAAGTGTAATAGCAGTTGGAACCTCCATATGGTTTGGAATAACTGCTGCAGCATTTCTTTCAATGTATGTTGCAGCATTATATTGGAAAAGAGTTACTAAAGCTGGGGCAATTGCAGGGCTTGTTTCAGGATCACTTACAAGCCTTTTCTGGTTATTATTTGGTTTCAAGAAATCAGCAGAGGCAGTTGGGATATCAAAAGTATTAACTGGAAAGACAGTTATTATAACCACTTTACCATGGCCTACTGTAGACCCTATTATTATTGCATTACCCATTGCAATAATTGCAACAATAGTTGTAACATACTTAACTAAACCTCCTGAAAAGGAATTCATTGATAAGATATTTAATGGAGTGGAAAGAAAATAATTCCATTCCAAATATTTATTTTTCTTTCCTGGTTTTAAAATGAAGATAAAAGAGTTTAAAATTAAAAAAAGTGCACAGAAAAGCTGGAGTGAAATCTTTCAAAATCCACGTGATATAATCCTCGAAAGTTTCAAAACAGGTTCTGTAAAAATTAATAGAAGAGGAACCATCAACATTAAACATCCCCACGCTGGCTACATTAAGGATCAAATACTCAATGTACCTATTATTTCACATTTAATTAAGCACAATGTATTTGGAAATTACCTTATTGATGCAGGATTGGATGCAATGTACACATATGATCCGTATGGAGGAGTGAAAGGAAAATTTGCAGATGAATTCTTCCAAGAGAAAAATGAAAATATTGGATTCCACCTGAAAAATAATAGAATAAAGCTTGAAGGTATTTTTCTAAGTCATTTACACCCGGATCACATAGCTGGTGTAAGAGAACTGCCTAAAGAAATTCCTTACATTGTTGGAAAGGGAGAAATAGAACAATATCAGCCAGAAATATATGGAGATTTTTTAAAGGATATTGATACGTTATATGAAATAGACTTCTCCATATTAAATGAGATACCACCATGGGGTCCATGTGCAGATCTTCTTGGAGATGGATCACTATGGGCAATTTCAACTCCAGGACACACAAAAGGACATATTTCATATTTAATAAACGGTCTAGATGGGCCAATTTTACTTACAATGGATGCAAGTTTTATAAGTGACAATTTAAGACTTAAAATAGCTCCATGTGATTATACTGAAGATATAACTCTGGCACAAAAGACTTTAGAACAGATATGTGAATTTTTATTAGAATATCCTGAAGTCAAAGTATTATCTGGCCACGAGCTTTTATAATAAGCATCAAGAAATAATCGATGTAATTCATATCTCTGCTAAGTTTTTATTTTACATATCACTAAATTATGGGAGTTTATTGAGTTCTAAAATTAAAAATACATATTAAAAAAAAATAGTAATAGAAATTTTCACTAATTCAAATTATTCAATTAATATATCAATTTTATGATTTTAATTTCTAATGGATATTAATTTCATTATAAGAAGTTCAAAGTTTTTGTAATCATCATCATTAGTTTTAAATCTGATAACAAATCCTTCTCTATATTCTTTTGTATCTAATAACTTTTTATGAATTTTTTTCAAATCAATATCCTTTAGGAAGGTATTTAATTCACTTTTCCTGATTGCCATACTTATTTTGAACTCATTCTTTAATGGTGTAATATAGAAAAGTGCTTTTTTATTATCATGAACTTTTAACATCCACCCGCTTGTTTTAGAGAAATTCCAATCTTTAGTATAGGAATCTGAAATATCCATCAGTCCTTTGAAATATCTGTAACTTTCTCCAAATGCATTTTGCAAAGATTCTTCAGCTGGCTTAGGTTGTTCTTCAATAAAAACCCTTTCTTCCATATTATCTCCTAAAAATTTCTGTCAGAAATTACATATTTGATATTGTTGGACTTTCTCAAACTATATATTGAATTTATTTCATTAAAAAGTCTAAAATTACTCTGACCATAGGAGGTTCTATATCAATATCTACCGATAAGTTAGGCCCTTCATCAAGATAGAGGTCTGTTAATATGAAATCATCATTTATTTCCCTACCATCAAGAGCTGAAACGGTTTGTATGTTATAAACATTGTCTTCACCATTTTCAAAAAAATCTACAACTTTATTTGTGTCTGGTCCAACAACTCGCATAATAACCATAAGATGTTTCTCTGTAGAAAAATGGAAATCCTTTACAAAACCTTCTGGTACTATTAAATCATTTGTTAAACCTTCAATTTCTTTACTGAAAGTAATTGGTTCAGATATGTATGCCAAAAATATCACCTCATAATTGTGTGTTGTTAATTACTATAATCTTTGTTTTTTAACATAATTAAATTTTAACAATAATATGATT
The Methanobacterium spitsbergense DNA segment above includes these coding regions:
- a CDS encoding MBL fold metallo-hydrolase, with amino-acid sequence MKIKEFKIKKSAQKSWSEIFQNPRDIILESFKTGSVKINRRGTINIKHPHAGYIKDQILNVPIISHLIKHNVFGNYLIDAGLDAMYTYDPYGGVKGKFADEFFQEKNENIGFHLKNNRIKLEGIFLSHLHPDHIAGVRELPKEIPYIVGKGEIEQYQPEIYGDFLKDIDTLYEIDFSILNEIPPWGPCADLLGDGSLWAISTPGHTKGHISYLINGLDGPILLTMDASFISDNLRLKIAPCDYTEDITLAQKTLEQICEFLLEYPEVKVLSGHELL
- a CDS encoding DUF3788 family protein, which codes for MEERVFIEEQPKPAEESLQNAFGESYRYFKGLMDISDSYTKDWNFSKTSGWMLKVHDNKKALFYITPLKNEFKISMAIRKSELNTFLKDIDLKKIHKKLLDTKEYREGFVIRFKTNDDDYKNFELLIMKLISIRN
- a CDS encoding sodium:solute symporter family protein — protein: MLSIIVLFYLLMVGYVGYVAWRRTKSSEDYMVAGRNTHPYIMALSYGATFISTAAIVGFGGVAANYGLGILWLVFLNIIVGIFIAFVFFGKRTRKMGHNLNALTFPEFVSRRFNSKFIQYFSGAVIFLGMPLYASVVLIGMARFVETTLQINYSFALVAMAIIVAVYVVFGGIRGVMYTDALQGTIMFFGMIILLGAVYWMLGGVIDANQALSNLVNIVPQNATAKAVATGFTGWTSMPSFGSPFWWTLVSSLILGVGIGVLSQPQLVVRFMTVKSNRELNRAVLIGGVFIFVMTFGAYVVGALSNLYFYQHTGLTAVQASGGNLDTVIPTFIAAAMPLWFAYFFMITLLSAAMSTLSAQFHVQGTALGRDIYETLSGKTGGSSVLVARAGIVVAVIIAVILGFILPASVIAVGTSIWFGITAAAFLSMYVAALYWKRVTKAGAIAGLVSGSLTSLFWLLFGFKKSAEAVGISKVLTGKTVIITTLPWPTVDPIIIALPIAIIATIVVTYLTKPPEKEFIDKIFNGVERK